The DNA segment TCACACGATTCGCCATTTTGTTTATTATGCTTGCTTTTGGAGGGAAATTATAACCCACTTTATATCGACTATAACTTGTTGCCAACGTGATTTTATTGTGTAGTACGATATAACGCGTGCAATAATTTAAAAAGGtacgatatttaaaaaaaaaaaaattgtgtaTTTTATTCTCTGTGTAGATAAAAATTTGTCTGTATTCAGAATCTATTTATTTGTTCATTGAATTAACAGAGATCCATTTTTACCATAGTAGATATGGCGCGTACTAAGCAGACCGCACGTAAGTCCACGGGAGGTAAAGCTCCCAGGAAGCAGCTCGCAACTAAAGCTGCGCGTAAAAGCGCACCCTCCACGGGTGGTGTAAAAAAGCCACATCGTTACAGGTAAAAATATCCTTCAAAATTGTATTATCCGCGGTAATAAATTGTTCTTGCATTTTTGACAACGCGCACCATTATTTTTTAGGCCTGGTACGGTGGCTCTGAGAGAAATCAGAAGATACCAGAAGTCGACTGAGCTGCTGATCAGAAAATTACCATTCCAACGTTTGGTTCGTGAAATTGCACAGGATTTCAAGACCGACCTGCGTTTCCAAAGTGCAGCGATCGGTGCATTGCAGGAAGCTTCCGAGGCGTACTTGGTCGGATTGTTTGAAGACACAAACTTGTGTGCGATTCATGCTAAACGTGTCACAATAATGCCTAAGGATATCCAATTGGCGAGAAGAATTCGCGGTGAACGTGCTTAAGCTGTTCACGTCTCAGATTTTctcaattctttttttttctctcttcaaatTCATGTTATTATCATATTCTTGGATATTCTTACAATCAAATTCATTGTAGCTGAGTTTCACTCGCATAAGTCATTACTATAGATGAACACTGCCAAGCTGTACAAGCTATTAAAACGCAGAGATAAAGTATATCTATCTATCATATCAAATAGATTAGTAGAGTACATTTATGATTTAATTGTAGGAGTAGACAAAAGGCACAGACTACAGTACGTAATtcataaaaaatagaaatgtcaCGGCGACTAATCACTGTTACATCTAATCATAAGTAAAATGAATGATGCATAAGCAATATAGGATGTAGACTTAGTATTTCGGAGGAAGCGTTATATTCATTATTATCATAGTTTCTAAATACAATTTTTTACATCGTTGTCAACGTTATAGTTTAGAATAGATTAAATTTATAATATAGGTAATTCTCACGTACAATGAGATAACGCAAATAGAGTAATGTAGCATTTGACAAAGGGAAGCAACttatagaaaattaaaaaatgctATTGAATTATGTACTTGAAGTGCCGTTATCTATATTTCGTTAGTTGTATTTA comes from the Xylocopa sonorina isolate GNS202 chromosome 1, iyXylSono1_principal, whole genome shotgun sequence genome and includes:
- the LOC143424153 gene encoding histone H3.3A, giving the protein MARTKQTARKSTGGKAPRKQLATKAARKSAPSTGGVKKPHRYRPGTVALREIRRYQKSTELLIRKLPFQRLVREIAQDFKTDLRFQSAAIGALQEASEAYLVGLFEDTNLCAIHAKRVTIMPKDIQLARRIRGERA